One Alteromonas sp. KC3 DNA segment encodes these proteins:
- a CDS encoding DUF2797 domain-containing protein: MTTTYTGVLRKMHTHADDNNNVHYTLPIGDENVDINALIGNEISLTYNGEINCVHCNRKTKKSFNQGYCYPCLISLAQCDSCIIKPEKCHYHEGTCREPEWGEAHCFNEHFVYLANTGTVKVGITRQITDGVSTRWMDQGATQATVMLRVPDRLTSGLVETLCKEHIADKTNWRTMLKGKPEDVDLLQVKQELLEKIATNLDALKQEKGLQAVSEVTTTTHDIHYPVNDYPVKIKSLNLDKDPSFSGVLKGIKGQYWLLDNDRVINIRKFAGYNATLTC, translated from the coding sequence TAGGCGATGAGAATGTTGATATTAATGCACTAATAGGCAATGAAATATCACTCACGTACAACGGCGAAATAAACTGTGTACATTGCAACCGCAAGACCAAAAAAAGCTTCAACCAAGGCTATTGTTACCCTTGCCTAATTTCACTCGCACAATGCGACAGTTGCATCATCAAGCCTGAGAAATGCCACTATCATGAAGGAACATGCCGTGAACCTGAATGGGGCGAAGCACACTGTTTTAACGAGCATTTTGTCTATTTGGCGAATACTGGCACGGTTAAAGTAGGAATTACGCGACAAATCACCGATGGTGTATCGACCCGCTGGATGGACCAAGGCGCAACACAGGCAACAGTAATGTTACGCGTACCTGACAGATTAACCAGCGGGCTTGTTGAGACGCTGTGTAAAGAGCATATTGCAGATAAAACAAACTGGCGAACAATGCTAAAAGGTAAGCCGGAAGATGTAGATTTGCTGCAAGTAAAACAAGAATTACTTGAAAAAATTGCTACCAATTTAGACGCACTAAAGCAAGAGAAAGGTTTACAAGCTGTTAGCGAAGTGACAACCACTACCCATGATATTCACTACCCTGTTAATGATTATCCGGTAAAAATTAAATCACTTAACCTGGACAAAGATCCAAGCTTTTCAGGTGTATTAAAAGGCATAAAAGGCCAATACTGGCTACTTGATAACGATAGAGTTATTAACATTAGAAAGTTTGCTGGCTACAACGCTACGCTAACATGCTAA